In Chromobacterium rhizoryzae, one genomic interval encodes:
- a CDS encoding nuclear transport factor 2 family protein — MQDSAIAVVRELFEYALLRPELDENRLAKLVHPDYRQQADGRSLDYADFIKHLRHLKQTCSRVDLEILSWAEQGERVFTRHRVAADKRDGGRVSMLVIAEFRVRDGMVRACDELTHMLSGTTEDRDLGSRH, encoded by the coding sequence ATGCAAGACAGCGCTATCGCCGTGGTGCGCGAATTATTCGAATACGCATTGCTGCGCCCGGAACTGGACGAAAACCGTTTGGCGAAGCTGGTCCATCCCGATTATCGCCAGCAGGCGGACGGCCGCAGCTTGGATTACGCCGATTTCATCAAGCATTTGCGCCATCTGAAGCAGACGTGCAGCCGGGTCGATCTTGAAATCCTGAGCTGGGCGGAGCAGGGCGAGCGCGTGTTCACTCGCCATCGCGTCGCCGCGGACAAGCGGGACGGCGGCCGGGTGAGCATGCTGGTCATCGCCGAATTCCGCGTGCGCGACGGCATGGTGCGCGCCTGCGACGAACTGACGCATATGCTGAGCGGAACGACCGAGGACCGGGATCTGGGGTCCCGCCACTGA
- a CDS encoding AraC family transcriptional regulator, with amino-acid sequence MLLAAARIRHDDADPEAWHSHDSGQLSLLRRGVLNIATDGGRLWLPPGHLAWIPPGVRHASHRHGLIDGISLHFAAAACARLPADAQAISCDALPPAIMRRALDFSTPPLPRELRLLEVLLDELEHCPPLRLSLPLPQDRRARRVADALTEAPEDPRSRDDWAQWAGLSGRSLSRLFPEQTGLSFQAWRRRLRLLKSLEYLSAGQPVGAAAWRCGYDSPSAFIAAFRQTFGRTPAQLLGRPSERFSDSYCS; translated from the coding sequence ATGCTGCTCGCCGCCGCCCGCATCCGTCACGACGACGCCGACCCCGAAGCCTGGCACAGCCATGACAGCGGCCAGCTCAGCTTGCTGCGCCGCGGCGTGCTGAACATCGCCACCGACGGCGGCCGGCTCTGGCTGCCGCCCGGCCACCTGGCCTGGATTCCTCCCGGCGTGCGCCACGCCTCGCACCGCCACGGCCTGATAGACGGCATCAGCCTGCACTTCGCCGCCGCGGCCTGCGCGCGGCTGCCGGCCGACGCGCAAGCCATCTCCTGCGACGCGCTGCCGCCCGCCATCATGCGGCGCGCGCTGGATTTTTCCACGCCGCCCCTTCCCAGAGAGCTGCGGCTGCTGGAGGTCTTGCTGGATGAATTGGAACACTGCCCGCCCTTGCGCCTGAGCCTGCCCTTGCCGCAAGACCGGCGCGCGCGCCGGGTCGCCGACGCGCTGACGGAGGCCCCCGAAGACCCGCGCTCGCGCGACGACTGGGCGCAATGGGCCGGCCTCAGCGGGCGCAGCCTGAGCCGTCTGTTTCCGGAGCAGACCGGTCTCAGCTTCCAGGCCTGGCGCCGTCGGCTGCGGCTGTTGAAATCGCTGGAATATCTATCGGCCGGCCAGCCCGTCGGCGCCGCCGCCTGGCGCTGCGGCTACGACAGCCCCAGCGCCTTCATCGCCGCCTTCCGACAGACTTTCGGCCGCACGCCGGCCCAATTGCTGGGCCGGCCCTCGGAGCGCTTCAGCGATAGCTATTGTTCTTGA
- a CDS encoding polyamine ABC transporter substrate-binding protein, which yields MWRRIGVGIWVCCLAVPAQAAEEKVLNVYNWSHYIGKQTLRRFESETGIKVRYDVYDSNEILQGKLLTGRSGYDVVGPSMSFLANQLAAGAFRPLDKGKLPNYRQLDPALLRQLAAADPGNRYALPYLWGTTSVAIDEDRVRRALGGAPPPADALALLFDPAYASKLRGCGVSMMMSPSQVAVQALIYLGKDPGRNRPEDLPAVAGLLRAVRPYVRVFTSTPINDLVNGELCAAMIYSGDAYIAARRAGEAKSPRKIRYLLSPKGAELWVDTFAIPKDAPHPDNAHRFLDFMMRPEVMAEISNELFYPNALPASRPLLDGALTADRNLYPDAAGMSKLRGQGRVPPALQRERVRLFNQFKNNSYR from the coding sequence ATGTGGCGACGCATTGGGGTGGGGATCTGGGTCTGCTGCCTGGCCGTTCCGGCGCAGGCGGCCGAAGAGAAGGTGCTGAACGTCTACAACTGGAGTCATTACATCGGCAAACAGACCTTGCGGCGTTTCGAGAGCGAGACCGGCATCAAGGTGCGTTACGACGTATACGACAGCAATGAAATCCTGCAAGGCAAATTGCTGACCGGCCGCAGCGGCTACGATGTGGTGGGACCGTCGATGAGCTTCCTGGCCAATCAGCTGGCGGCGGGCGCCTTCCGGCCGCTGGACAAGGGCAAGCTGCCCAATTACCGCCAACTGGACCCGGCGCTGCTGCGGCAGCTGGCCGCGGCTGATCCCGGCAACCGTTACGCGCTGCCCTATCTGTGGGGCACCACCTCGGTGGCCATCGACGAAGACCGGGTGCGGCGGGCGCTGGGCGGCGCGCCGCCGCCGGCCGACGCGCTGGCCCTGTTGTTCGACCCGGCTTACGCGTCCAAGCTGCGCGGCTGCGGCGTTTCCATGATGATGTCCCCCAGCCAGGTGGCGGTGCAGGCCTTGATCTATCTGGGCAAGGACCCTGGCCGGAACCGGCCGGAGGATCTGCCCGCTGTCGCCGGCCTGCTGCGCGCGGTCCGGCCCTATGTGCGGGTGTTCACTTCCACGCCCATCAATGATCTGGTCAACGGCGAGCTCTGCGCGGCGATGATCTATTCCGGCGACGCCTACATCGCCGCGCGTCGCGCGGGCGAGGCCAAGAGCCCGCGCAAGATCCGCTACCTGCTGTCGCCCAAGGGCGCGGAGTTGTGGGTGGACACTTTCGCCATCCCCAAGGACGCGCCGCATCCGGACAACGCGCATCGCTTCCTCGATTTCATGATGCGGCCGGAGGTGATGGCGGAAATCAGCAATGAATTGTTCTATCCCAACGCCTTGCCGGCGTCGCGGCCTTTGCTGGATGGCGCGCTGACGGCGGACCGCAACCTCTATCCGGACGCGGCCGGCATGAGCAAGCTGCGCGGCCAGGGACGGGTGCCGCCGGCGCTGCAAAGGGAGCGGGTGAGGCTGTTCAATCAGTTCAAGAACAATAGCTATCGCTGA